Within Pseudomonas tructae, the genomic segment ATCAAGTGTTCTGGGTCGACCACCTGCTGCTCGGTGGTCGTTGGCTTGGCGCTGCCCTGGCGCCGGTGCTCAGATAAGCAAGCCCGGCTGCTGGCGCTTGGGCAGGCGCCTGACCACCAACTGGTGGGAGCGTTGCAGCAAATCGGTCAGCTCGGCCCGGCCCATGGGGTAGGGCGCTGCCATGCTGATCCAGTGGGCCCGGGCCAGGTACGGCGCCGGGCGCACCCCGGGGCGATCGACATAGCCCAGAAACAGATCGCCATCGACCTTGAACGACAACCCCGCGCCCGCCAGGTCAAGCACCGCGAACATCTTGTTGCCGGCCACCGAGAACACCCGCACGCCGCCCCATTTGTAGTCTTCACGGGCACCGGGCAGGCTCAGGCAGAAGGCTGCCGCCTGCTCTTCACTGAGTTTGCTTTCAGACATAACGCTCCCCGCATTGGGCGAATTCCGCCACCAGATGATCGATCCACACCCGCACTGCCGGCAGCAATCCGCGTCGATGCGGATAGACCGCCTGCAGGTAGCCGCCGGGCAGCGACCAGTCTGGCAG encodes:
- a CDS encoding MmcQ/YjbR family DNA-binding protein, producing MSESKLSEEQAAAFCLSLPGAREDYKWGGVRVFSVAGNKMFAVLDLAGAGLSFKVDGDLFLGYVDRPGVRPAPYLARAHWISMAAPYPMGRAELTDLLQRSHQLVVRRLPKRQQPGLLI